In the Argiope bruennichi chromosome 8, qqArgBrue1.1, whole genome shotgun sequence genome, ATAAGtatcaaataaaatgattcaatatttacTACATTCTTTAGTATCCATATTGTTGATGTTTATCTCCATTTCTAGATTCCATTTGGTGACCTATTTCAATATGTCTTTCTTCTTTCTATAtattacattcttaaaatatctttctaaagGGTTTGAAACCAATAAATCATTACTTTATTATCTGACCTCTTCACTCTCGTTTGGTTAATCTGTTGGATGTAAATTCTTTTACCTCTTAATTAGATGATGTtctctctctatatttttttctcataaatataaaaacctAAAAGACACCCAATTTACTTtcgaatattaatataatttttgtcttCCGAACTccttgttaatattttattacagttatcaatatcagtaatttttaaaaggatgCCCCAATCAAATTCGTCCTTAAATCGAGAAAGCTAATATGTGTTAACTTCTCTTATGTGTTTTTTCTGTggattattattagaattttgtattaaatatattcgCTACATTATTTGATTGTTAGtacaattaagcaaaattttttcccattttatctTGAACAATTTTggttcaaattatttcattctttaaagttTCATTCTTAAAGTTAATTCAATGATCACTAAACAAAGCCGATTTCAGTACTATAGATATAATTATGATACTATAATTATCAAAAGAGAAGTAATTATAATGCtacaatattatcaaaaaatcatattaagtattattttcatatttaagaaaaatccaTGTGGCGAaaacaaaagtaaagaaattggATGTTACAGATTGTGTCAGTTATAGCTCCAAATGATTTACATAATATATCGCAAACGAAAAACATTTGCTCTTAAAATTACCACTGAATCATTTTATTACACAACCACTCAAGttcttattcacttttttttttgaagaaacaaaaaacaatattttaaattcttatcacAAACTATAGTGAAGAGTTTTTAAGGCGATTAATTATATAAGCTAATTTagatattaatagttaaattaatgtgattaataattaaattaataaatcaaattgatTTCATCAGCTAAGTAATTTTCTTCACTGAAATTGGTAtcagtttctaaaatattactaCAAAAAGTGAATTCTTATTGTAATAGAGAAGGCGGAATCTGCTGCATTAAAAAACGAGCCGCGaccaaaattcagctttaaaaacTACTTAACAGCTTCACTAGCATATCTGATAACaagaattttaaggaaattaagaAATGAACATATGTTTCACTCACCTTTCATCCATATTATATGATCATTCCATTAATCTCTTATTCATTCTCGCATTTCCGCTACACCAAGTTAACCATTCACATTTACAAGTATTCCGAGTAACAACAAAAATTCCTCTAAATATATgcagaatgaaaatgaaaaagcgAATTGTGAAATCAAACCAAacgattaaaaaaagttttagcaaaagattttttttaattaaaagatgaaagctattaaaataaatcatttatgcaagagtgaaaaataaaataaattaatttaaaaaaatcgaaattatctttaaaaatctagtatttttcctttttaaaaaataaattcttgtttttagttaattatttaataagcattttaaactTCTGATCTccttaaaatttgcataataaatatgcAGCTCAACAATTTTAGGAGCTAGAAATTGCGTACGCTTTCagatgaaaaattctttgttaaatatttagctCAAATGTTATAGAACGTATTCTCTCGCACTGTTTGCGATATTCAACTCATAAAGCAAACATTTGGAACAAGTTTATTTCATTACCAATTAGTTTAGTCTTACTAAGATTTGTTCTAAAAGCTTTTTTTGTCAGCGGCATCAGCAAATTTTTCTTCAAtcactaaatatttttgtcatctAATTTCTTAGAATTACAAGAATATTGAGTAatatatttcaatcaatcaattatttGATTGCAGAGGTTACCTCAATGGCTTGCTAACCCGGGTTTTCAACTTCGAAATCCTAGACGTTGGAAATTCTAAAAACTTGCATACGctatagtttttctttaaatgaaatacaagaaatgcaataaaagtttACTACATATTATAATACTTCAACTCATTGATCTACTGACAATATATGacttttctgtattttcaaattaatatatcttaTCCTCTTTACAGGGATGTCGATGCCGCTGTTCCAGAAATCGAAGCCCGAATCCGTTCTGCAGTCAAGGCAGTAGTTCATGCGGATATTTTGGATGATCAGGTCATTCCAAAAGAATACGCCCAAGAACCTTATGATCTCATTTTGTCGGTTCTGACATTTGAAACGGCAGCTGTCAATTTGGAATCCTATTCGAAAATTCTTGGAAGAGCTAATCGCCTGCTCCGAAAAGGAGGGAAAATGATTCTAATTAGTGCCACTAAGTGCACGTATTGGCAGGTGGGAGGGAACAAATTCCACTGTTTATCCTTGGAGGAACACGAAATAGAAGATGCGCTGAAAAAGAATGGTTTTGGAGAAATAAGTTGGAAGATTCGAGAACGTCCTGACGATGGTTTGCCATTTAATTGCGAGAATGTGTATTTCTTGACTTGCACAAAGCTTTAaacattaagttttatttttaaatacagcatTGGAAGTCTTTTAGTTGTTTGAAAAAATCGtctttgcattttagttcaaataaataagatttattttacctTATGATTTAATTAGACTTTGTTGTCCTTGGAATCTCTTTTGAATTTAAGAATACCTCTCAAAGGCGATTTCTGTGAATGAAAATTGTGTTGTCACATACTAATAGTAATTTCacattccaattttaattttttgaagtctAATCACGCACCATAAAATAGAAATTACGTCACATAAAAATCTCATgtatcaaatgatttaaatagtttaaaacttccaaaaagaattaattaaccaATGAAATACGATATCTACTCATAATCCTTGATGGGACTGACcagaattttaatatgaattcaaaataattcacaaaGCATCTGGGATGATATAAGTTCTCATTTTTTTACATCGTGTGCAGtttttcacttgaaaaaaaaggaagagcaAATGATGACTTTAATTtcttggattaaaataatttaatttattgataaattttaacttaGATATATAGAGTGTCTCTGAATTTATGATCCAGAATTTAAGGTTAGATAAAATActtataaagaagcatttttttgcatattaatgtTGGGTCGGAAATGAAAAGTGTTTGCAGAAGAAGCAAAAATACCATGGAAAGTTCTTTACTTACTCTTACTGATTCTTGACTTATTGTTACTTATACCTGACTTACTGCTTACTTATTTTTGAGGAAAGTTCTTTACTTGCATGCTATTACAGTAAATGTACAAATGTGAAGACACCAACATCGATACTAGCATGGTAGCATCTAGCAAGTGAATGGCGTACTCTTTCGAGGATGCTTGGTGTTTAATGAGCAGTTGCAGCAGCAACTGAAAGTTTGACAATGAGCTTCTTATCTGAGTCAATTGAAGTCTCGTACAACTGAATTTTTCTGCATTGCTTGTTCTTACTTACACTCACTTGTTCCGGCTATACTTTTCATTTCTGACTCcatattgctatacaaaaaaGGCTTTTTTACAAGCATTTTGCCTACACTTAAAGATTTGCTCATGAATTCAGGAGCATCCTGCATATATAGAGTTGAATAGCTCGACCAACTCTAAAAGTAAACTTATAAACAGCTGTCTGCCTTTTATAGTCTAATAAGGTGAgagattgaaatttttgtaaaattctactCATCTGAAAAGCGGAGCTCCACCCAGCTTCGAGAATACGCATTTCCTGAAAAAGCATTTGGCGCCAATTTCGATCATTAAGTTGTCAAAAATGTCGCCAAGTCAAAATtgcaatatgataaaaaaaaaaaatgttttatttacaacACATGCTTAATAAAAATCCtttgaaaacatttatgaaaatttcttgcaatttatgtaaatatttagaaaaaactgTGTTATTTGATTTCATGTCAGTGTCAGAAACTGCATTCATTTTTAGTgagataagattttttataattttgtcgaTTTTCCAAAATGGAGAATGTAAATGGACaaagaatatgcatttaaaattttttacgcaatgtaatttttattacaaaaatctttgaattgaaaataaataaataaataaaacccgctgttcattaaaaaaaaaaaaaaaaaaaaagtgaaaccaGTGTTCTGCTAAGAGGAAGATAAAAGCCAcaagtcattttttttacatagtttttatttctacattCGTTTGTGATGTCTATGAATTTACAGATCGTCAtttataaattacgtgtcacaaTAAAAATGCCACATTTGGAACATTGGGAGTTTTAGCTAGATGTTACAACTATCCATTTTCAAGAAAGATTTTTCCGTGTTGGTGGGTTTTCTCCTATTAATTTCAGTGGTATTGCATTTTGTGTAGCATATGAATATGATTTAGAATGGATCAACAACATATTTATGTCACacgtgtaaaaaaaatttttactgaataaaaatggaaaaactttcatttatgagatttttaaaataagatggaAACAGAATgagatttcattattgaaatttcattaaaacatttgaaaagtgGTTGATcataagttttgaaagaaaaaaaacagtttgTTCTTTAGATAATCTTTTTAACAGTAGTTCTAACATTTTAACACGTAAAAACCATTTTTCCATgatagttttaaatgcatcactccttttaaataatttcataattccaatgaattaaaatcgaaaatttattatctttcaagTTATTTAAgcacttaattaattttaaggataTTACGTCAATTTCTTTTTGGGTTTTtcgaaacattattataatttattttttaaaatatattttcgtatttcagaattattatatataaaaatgataaaaaaaagactttttagaataatatataacatttttctatcttattaatatgtaatattcTTTGCATATAACACCATttgtaaaatcaattataattaaattttctatacatttgaaaattttcagatattaagaATCGTTTGCTGAAAACGTTCCTTGACATCTATTTAGATATAATagctagaatatttttataatgcacatttctaatttaattttactagaaACGTAATTTTAGTtgttctaaaatacattttcattgcTCTCTTCCTTCAATTAATTGtccaatttgtatttttcttctaaatttaaaaaaagaacacaattaaatttggaaaaaaatctgtttagatAGTAGGCAGCACATCTTTCGTACCACATTTCATAACCAAAAATGACAAACTAGATTGCatattcagttttgttttttttccttgttttcgaatttgattaataattttgcaatgcTACTTCCAACGATGAAAAATGTGGGAAGAAATGAAGCGGTGAAAAcgaatgtaaataataattatcgtTTTCTCTAAATGGGAAAAATCCATTTATAGTTTCTTGTCATATTGACTAGGTTCAAAGACACAATATATTACTggtataaaattatcaaatttagtatacaaTATGAGaaccaaagaaattaatttcgaatGTTTGAATACAGATCGAAACAAAAAACGCAATacattgtcttttttaaaaaataaaaattctaattttaggtgagaaaaaaatggcaaatctGATAACTAAACTTAGATGGAAGGAGTGATGGTATAtatgtgtttctttttaatttggctaattaatttaattttaatattttttctgtagattcagctgttaaaaataaatattttttaaataattctgataatTATTACTAAGGATTATGAAAAtgagataagaaatttttttaagttgtcaAATATAGTATTTCAGTtacataaaaagatatataaaaaacgaGTAGGTTGGGTTGAGTATTTCCAAACAAATACGGGCACTCATGATCTTAAGAATAAGTTGCactttgtaaattaaaaagtaataaagtaaaagaaaatcacAGATACAACAGAGCATAAATAGTCTTCCTCCAAGTCTTTTTCCTTCACGTCACCTTTTGCTATTCTATAACATGAACACTTGcttatattttatcatcaaattataTACCATTATCTCATCACTTAGCTATATACAGTTAGGAATTCATCGTCCATTCCAAGTTTCAATTTGAGATTCATCATAGCTTTTGGCCTAAGGAACGTGTGTTTACACGCTTTCTAAAGTAGTGACATACAGTGCAATTCTTGATCACAGAAACTAAAGCTCagacagtatttatttttttaaaacggaACACACCAGTGGTATAAATGAGGTTCAAGCCAGAGATATCTTCGATGGGTTATGAGATTCAGGAAACATAAATTATTGCAATCTTACTCCATCTAGTCTTGTTGCTTCCAGATGTCTTATTATTGCATGcttttcataaataaacatttggaagatttaatttgatgaaatatttttatagattattgaTTTTGTCTGTGAACAGATGatggttgaaaaaataaaataaattctaattacgAAAATCATGGTCACCATGCTAGTAGGCAAGTGGTATAttgaacttattttaatataatacagttcattaaaataattgaactgAATCGTGGTTCACTCAGaaattaatcttcttttttttcataagtataaATACCCGTTCCTTCAATGACATTCGGACTACAAGCCTTCGAAATAGCCACTTATTGTCGAGACGACATCAATACACAATTTGCAACCGCGGTGAATCtataacttaatttatatatacaatgtCATATATGATCAAAATTGTTCTTGCACCTTGAACCATACACAAATAAAAGCTCCTGATTAAATGCAATGTCCACATACAACTGGTATTTGGAACAAAACTCCAATGACAATACTCCTTGTAGTGTCCTTCAGCAAATCTGAGGAAATCTTTGGGTTTATTCCGGCAATACATATACTTTTCGCTTTTCTTGGCTCTGCAAATCAACTACCTCTGATTGGTTAATAAGTCAATAAATGAACAGATTCCAGCAGCGATTGTTGTGAATCAAATATGCAAGCGGTTTGTTTGCTAGTTTTCATTGCTCGTGTAAGTAGTTGATTGGTGCCCAGCATCTGGACTAAAACTTGGTGCCCGTCTGCGGTCCAGCACTGCATTCGGAATCTCGTTGTTGCTAGACAAAACAGAGATCGTTGGCAAATGTTATTCGTTGATGGATTCGCCCATAGTTCATTAGTCTTCAAAGCTGAGGGGCATATCCAAGATTCTTCCGTTGAAGGAACAAATGGATTTCGCGGAAGTTCGGTCTGTCTGTTTCATTTCTCTGCCAGCATTCGCGCATCAGATCGTAGATTTCTCTTGGACAGTTCGGTGGTTGAGGTAACGGCCTGTAGTGCTTGTCCCCGTGGTATAGGAAACCGATGTTTTCGATGACTTGTTCGTCTGTCAGCTCGCCATAAGGCTGGTGTCTCGCAAAAGTGAGGATTTCCCACATGGTTAC is a window encoding:
- the LOC129980907 gene encoding nicotinamide N-methyltransferase-like, encoding MEEEKKIKEDYLKNLDPKTFQEFKLQGLKAEKAENNYDFWFKCLYEFFSSGNYSGTRMLEIGSGPTVHNIATASAYFPYIVQSEFVESNCEQLRKWLRNDPDSLDWTIFLQRVARAEGKEDVDAAVPEIEARIRSAVKAVVHADILDDQVIPKEYAQEPYDLILSVLTFETAAVNLESYSKILGRANRLLRKGGKMILISATKCTYWQVGGNKFHCLSLEEHEIEDALKKNGFGEISWKIRERPDDGLPFNCENVYFLTCTKL